The genomic DNA CGTAGGTGGTCGCGTCTTTCTGGTTGTGCAGAACCGCGTGGCGGTGCGAGAACGTACCGCGGCCGATGTCCTGGCCGGTCATGCGGATCGGGTGACCTTCGAACGCCAGGGTCGCGTACGCCATGGTTTCGGCGTAACCCCAGTTGATCGGCAGGCCGCCGGCTTGCATCTTCTGACGGTCTTCGTAGATCTTCGCAACCTGGCGCTGTACGACGAAGCCTTCCGGAATTTCCAGCAGCTTGGCAGACAGTTCCTGCAGGGTTTTCAGATCGAACGAAGTGTCGTGACGCGCCGTCCAGGCGTGGCCCAGGTACGGACGCCAGTCCACGAACAGCTCTTTGTTCGGCTCTTTGACCAGGCTTTTTACTACGTGCAGGCCGTTATCCAGCGCATTGCGGTATTCGTCGACTTTCGCCTGAACACGCGCATCGTCAACCACGCCGGCCTTGGTCAGGCTTTCGGCGTACAGCTCACGGGTGGTGCGCTGCTTGGTGATCTGCTGGTACATCAACGGCTGGGTGCCGCTTGGCTCGTCCGCTTCGTTGTGACCGCGACGGCGGTAGCAAACCAGGTCGATGACCACGTCACGCTTGAACTGCATGCGGTAGTCGATGGCGAGCTGGGTCACGAACAGCACGGCTTCCGGATCATCACCATTCACATGGAGGATCGGCGCCTGGATCATCTTGGCAACGTCGGTCGCGTACTCGGTAGAGCGTGCGTCCAGAGGGTTGCTGATGGTGAAACCCACCTGGTTGTTGATAACGATGTGAACGGTACCGCCAGTCTTGAAGCCGCGAGTCTGCGACATCTGGAACGTTTCCAGGACCACGCCCTGACCGGCGAATGCCGCGTCACCGTGGATGGAAATCGGCAGAACCTTCTCACCGGTGGCGTCGTTGCGACGATCCTGGCGAGCACGCACCGAACCCTCGACCACCGGAGAAACGATTTCCAGGTGGGATGGGTTGAAGGCCATGGCCAAGTGAACTTCACCGCCGGTGGTCATTACGTTGGACGAGAAGCCCTGGTGGTATTTAACGTCACCGGAACCCAGCTCGACCTTCTTCTTGCCTTCGAACTCGTCGAACAGCTCGCGCGGGTTCTTGCCGAAGGTGTTGACCAACACGTTCAGGCGACCACGGTGAGCCATGCCGATCACGATTTCCTTGGTGCCGTAGGAACCGGAACGCTGGATCATCTCGTCGAGCATCGGAATCAGGCTTTCGCCGCCTTCCAGGCCGAAACGCTTGGTGCCCGGGTATTTGGTACCCAGGTATTTTTCGAGACCTTCAGCTGCGGTCACGCGCTCCAGCAGGTGGCTGCGAACGTCGGCGGACAGCACCGGACGGCCACGCACGCCTTCCAGGCGATGCTGGAACCAGTGACGCTGCTCGGAATCGGTGATGTGCGTAAATTCAGCGCCGATGGTGCGGCAATATGTCTGCTGCAACGCTTCGTGAATTTCGCGTAGGCTCGCTTCCTCTTTGCCGATGAACAGGTCGCCGGCACGGAAGGTCGTATCAAGATCGGCATTGGTCAAGCCGTAATGATTGATCGACAGGTCTGCAGGTGCAGGACGCTTCCAGAGCCCCAGCGGGTCAAGCTGGGCCGCCTGGTGGCCACGCATCCGGTAGGCCTGGATCAGTCGCAGTACTTCAACTTGCTTCTTCTCATGCTCGCTGCTCACGCTACCGGCGGAAACCGGCTGAGCGCGGCGCTGGTTCTTTGCCAGCAGCACAAACTGATCGCGAATTGTTGCGTGCGATACATCGGTGGCAGCGTTGCCGTCTGAAGACAACGTCTGAAATTTGGTGCGCCATTCTTCTGGCACAGCGTTAGGGTCGTGCAGGTAGAGCTCATAAAGCTCTTCCACATAGGCAGCGTTACCACCTGAAAGATAGCCGCTGTTCCACATGCGCTGCATCACGCTTTCTTGCATGCTTGGTCACCCTCGATTTGGGGACACCACCGGCGAAAACACCGAGTTTGCTTGCAAAAGGCCGAGTGCAGCGACCAAAACAAGCCACTTAGGATCACGCTGATAGTTCGGGTACCAACCCGAATGCCCCTGCTTGTCTCATTTCTTCAAAATAAGAGCCGCGGCTTTGTAAGTCGCTGCTCAAGTTAAAACTACGGCGCCGGTTGAAGCCTGCGCCGCAGCATTTACGGGCACAACGGTCCTGCTTTGCTACAACGTCGGTTACACGCCGCTTTGCAGCAGCATGTTACGGATGTGACCAATGGCCTTAGTCGGGTTCAGGCCCTTGGGACATACGTTGACGCAGTTCATGATCCCGCGGCAGCGGAATACGCTGAACGGGTCATCCAGTGAAGCCAGACGCTCGGACGTCTTGGTGTCACGGCTGTCTGCCAGGAAGCGGTAGGCTTGCAGCAGCGCGGCCGGACCCAGGAACTTGTCCGGGTTCCACCAGAAGGACGGGCACGAGGTCGAGCAGCAAGCGCACAAAATGCACTCGTACAGACCGTCGAGCTTTTCACGCTCTTCAGGGGACTGCAGACGCTCGATGGCCGGAGCCGGCGTGTCGTTCTGCAGGAATGGCTTAACTTTCTCGTATTGCTTGTAGAAGATGCTCATATCGACGACCAGGTCACGGATAACCGGCAAACCTGGCAGAGGACGAACGATCAGCTTGTTGCCTTTGACCACGGCCGACAGCGGCGTGATGCACGCCAGGCCGTTTTTGCCGTTGATGTTCATGCCGTCGGAACCGCATACACCTTCACGGCAAGAGCGACGATAGGAGAAACCTTCGTCCTGCTCTTTGATCAGTGCCAGTACATCCAGCACCATCAGGTCTTTACCACCGGTATCGACCTGGAATTCCTGCATGAACGGCGCAGCGTCCTGATCAGGGTTGTAGCGATAAACACTGACTTTCAACATGGCAGCCACCCTTAGTAAGTCCGAATCTTCGGTTCAAACGTCGGAACCGTCTTCGGCGAGAAGTTCACGGCACGCTTGGTTACGCGCTTGTCACCCGGGAAGTACAGGGTGTGGCACAACCAGTTTTCGTCGTCGCGATCTTCAAAGTCTTCACGGGCGTGGGCGCCACGGGATTCTTTACGAACCTCGGCGGCGATTGCAGTCGCTTCAGCCACTTCCAGCAGGTTTTGCAGCTCAAGGGCTTCGATACGAGCGGTGTTGAAAGCCTGGCTCTTATCGTTGATCTTGACGTTGGCGATACGCTTGCGCAGATCCGCCAGCTGGGCAATACCCTTCTGCATGTATTCGCCGGTACGGAATACACCGAAGTAGTTCTGCATACAGCTTTGCAGCTCGCGACGCAAGGTAGCTACGTCTTCACCGTCGGTACGCTCGTTCAGAGCGTTCAAACGCGCCATGGCAGCGTTGATGTTGGCTTCGGTGGCGTCGTCGTAATGGATACCGTCGGTCAGCGCCTTTTCCAGGTGCAGGCCGGCAGCGCGACCGAATACCACCAGGTCGAGCAACGAGTTGCCGCCCAGACGGTTGGCACCGTGAACCGATACACAAGCCACTTCGCCTACAGCGAACAAGCCCGGGATGATGGCGTCTTTGCCTTCGTCGTCCTGGGTAATCGCCTGGCCGTGAATGTTGGTGGCAACGCCGCCCATCATATAGTGGCAAGTCGGGACAACCGGAACCGGAGCAACCACCGGGTCAACGTGGGCGAATGTCTTCGACAGTTCGCAGATGCCTGGCAGGCGGCTGTGCAGTACTTCTTCGCCCAGGTGATCGAGCTTGAGCAGTACATGGTCGCCATTCGGGCCACAGCCGTTGCCGGCGATGATCTCTTTAACCATCGAACGGGCAACAACGTCACGACCGGCAAGGTCTTTCGCGTTCGGAGCGTAACGCTCCATGAAACGCTCGCCGTGCTTGTTGATCAGGTAACCACCTTCACCACGGCAACCTTCGGTAACCAGTACACCGGCGCCGGCGATGCCGGTCGGGTGGAACTGCCACATTTCGATGTCTTGTACCGGCACGCCAGCACGCAGTGCCATGCCGACGCCGTCACCGGTGTTGATCAGGGCATTGGTAGTCGAGGCGTAGATACGGCCTGCACCACCCGTCGCCAGAACGGTAGCATTGGCGCGGATGTAGGTGGTTTCACCGGTTTCGATGCAGATGGCGATCACGCCAACGAAGGCGCCGTCGGCGTTCTTCACCAGGTCCACTGCGTAGTATTCGTTCAGGAACGTGGTGCCGGCTTTCAGGTTGCCCTGATACAGGGTGTGCAGCAGTGCGTGACCGGTACGGTCGGACGCAGCGCAGGTGCGGGCAGCCTGGCCACCTTTACCGTAATCCTTCGACTGGCCGCCGAATGGACGCTGGTAGATACGACCCTGTTCGGTACGGGAGAACGGCAGACCCATGTGGTCCAGCTCGAACACCGCAGCCGGGCCTTCCTGACACATGTATTCGATAGCGTCCTGGTCACCGATGTAGTCGGAACCCTTGACGGTATCGTACATGTGCCAGCGCCAGTCATCGTTCGGGTCGGCGGAGGCGATGGCGCAGGTGATGCCACCCTGGGCCGATACGGTGTGGGAACGTGTCGGGAACACCTTGGTGATCACGGCAGTCTTGTGACCACCCTGCGCCAGTTGCAGCGCTGCGCGCATGCCGGCACCGCCGCCACCAATAATGATGGCGTCGAAGGAAATAGTTGGAATGTTAGCCATGAATCAGATACCCCAAAGAATCTGCACACCCCAGACGAAGTAAGCGAACATCGCAACGCCGCAGACTGCCTGGAAGAGGAAACGTACTGCGGTCGCGGACTTGCCCAGCGCCATCGGCGTCAGGTAGTCGGTCGCGATGGTCCACATGCCGACCCAGGCGTGAGCGCCCAGGGCTACAAGGGCCAGCAGACTGAAGATTCGCATCGCATTGTGGGAAAACAGGCCATGCCATTGCTCATAGCTGATGCCTGGATTTGCGACGAGGTATCCGATCAGGAAAATGAAATAAGCCGCGAGAACGACCGCAGACACACGCTGTGCCATCCAGTCATAGAGGCCCGAACGCGAAAGGTTCGTAACGCTGGTTACCATATCCAAACTCCTGCCAGAACGATCAGCACCACGGAAATGGCGATGATGATTTTCGAGCCCAGGCGGCCGCCTTCCAGCGTCTCACCGATACCCGCATCCATGATCAAGTGGCGCACACCGGCAACCAGGTGATACAGCAGAGCGGACAGGAGGCCCCATGCTACGAACTTGGCCAGCGGGCTGGTCAAGCATGCCTTCACCTCGGCATAACCTTCCGCCGAACCCAGGGATTTGCTCAATGCATAAAGCATGATGCCCAGGCCGAGGAACAGGATGATGCCGGAAACACGGTGCAGGAACGACGTAACGCCGGTGATGGGGAGTTTGATGGTCCTTAGGTCTAGGTTTACAGGTCGTTGGCTATTCACGGCTTTTTTTCACACTGAAGAGCCCCTAACAATCAGGGCAAAGTTGTTGGGGGGTGCACTGGTCAGGTAAGCACCACCCAGGGAGTGCGACCCCCAATGAAAGCAAGCCCAAAAGCCCTTGGCGGTCGGTGGCCGAGTATAGACAGTTAGGTTACTAATGACAACGCGCGCTCCTCACCCTAATAGCTGATTGCGTTGGCGGGATAAAAGGCGTAAATGGCAGTCAATTTCGACGAAAAAGTACGGTTAAAGCCTTCTGGAGCGAGACTTTAGGCAAATTGACATCTGGATTTATATCAATATAGTGGTGCGGGCCCTGCGTGGGGGGTCTGTCTGATGATTTGAAGCATAAATAGGAGGCCACATGGCTGACAAAAAAGCGCAGTTGATCATCGAGGGCGCAGCCCCCGTCGAGCTGCCCATTTTAACCGGCACCGTTGGTCCCGATGTTATCGACGTACGGGGCCTGACGGCCACGGGCCGTTTCACATTCGACCCAGGCTTCATGTCGACCGCCTCTTGCGAGTCGAAGATCACCTATATCGATGGTGACAATGGCATTCTGCTGCACCGCGGCTACCCGATCGAGCAACTGGCCGAGAAGTCGGACTACCTGGAAACCTGCTATCTGCTGCTGAACGGCGAACTGCCAACGGCCGAACAGAAAGCCAAGTTTGTCAGCAATGTGAAGAACCACACCATGGTTCACGAGCAGTTGAAGACCTTCTTCAACGGCTTCCGTCGCGACGCCCACCCGATGGCCGTCATGTGCGGTGTGGTCGGCGCCCTGTCGGCTTTCTATCACGACTCCCTGGACATCAATAACCCGCAGCATCGCGAAATCTCCGCGGTCCGCCTGGTTGCCAAGATGCCGACCCTGGCCGCGATGGTCTACAAGTACTCCATGGGCCAACCCATGATGTACCCGCGCAACGACCTGTCGTACGCGGAAAACTTCCTGCACATGATGTTCAACACGCCGTGCGAGATCAAACCGATCAGCCCGACACTCGCCAAGGCCATGGACCGGATCTTCATCCTCCACGCCGACCACGAGCAGAACGCATCGACCTCCACCGTACGCCTTGCAGGCTCTTCGGGTGCCAACCCGTTCGCCTGTATCGCCGCCGGCATCGCCGCACTGTGGGGCCCTGCCCACGGCGGTGCGAACGAAGCCGTATTGACCATGCTCGATGAAATCGGCGATGTCTCCAACATCGACAAGTTCATCGCCAAGGCCAAGGACAAGAACGATCCGTTCAAGCTGATGGGCTTCGGTCACCGCGTTTACAAGAACCGCGACCCGCGCGCCACCGTGATGAAGCAGACCTGCGACGAAGTGTTGAAGGAACTGGGCATCAAGAACGATCCGCAGCTCGAACTGGCCATGCGCCTGGAAGAGATTGCCCTGACCGACCCTTACTTCATCGAACGCTCGCTGTACCCGAACGTCGACTTCTACTCGGGGATCATCCTCAAGGCGATCGGCATTCCAACCAGCATGTTCACCGTGATCTTCGCTCTGGCACGTACTGTCGGCTGGATCTCGCACTGGAAAGAAATGCTCTCCAGCCCGTACAAGATTGGCCGTCCACGCCAGTTGTACACCGGCTACGAGTCGCGTGATATCACCAAACTGGAAGATCGCAAGTAAGCATCTAACTATTTGGTCTTAAAAACGGCCTCCTTTCTCAAGGAGGCCGTTTTTATTTGTGCAGAATTTGAGAAACAGTTTTGTGATATCCACTCACAATAAACATAAAAAAATGCCCCGATCTCACGACCGGGGCATTTTTTTGTAACAGCTACAGCCCTTAGTGATTAACCGCCCCGCTCGCTCCCAGGCCAGTTTGCGAACGCACAAACTGCGGGAAGTACAGCGCACGCTCCTTCTCTGCCGCCGCCGACTTGTCGGTGATGGAGAAGAACCAGATGCCGATGAATGCAATGATCATCGAGAACAGCGCCGGGTACTCGTACGGGAAGATGGCCTTTTCATGGTGCAGGATCGAGACCCAGATGGTCGGGCCCAGAATCATCAGGCCCACGGCACTGAGCAAGCCCAGCCAGCCGCCGATCATCGCGCCACGGGTAGTGAGGTTTTTCCAGTACATGGAAAGCAGCAACACCGGGAAGTTACAGCTGGCAGCAATGGAGAATGCCAGGCCGACCATGAACGCGATGTTCTGGCTTTCGAACAGGATGCCCAGGCCGATAGCCAGTACACCCAGAGCCACGGTGGTGATCTTCGACACGCGAATCTCATCCTTCTCGTTGGCTTTGCCTTTTTTGATCACGCTGGCGTACAGGTCGTGGGACACCGCCGAAGCACCGGCCAGGGTCAAGCCGGCAACCACCGCGAGGATGGTGGCGAACGCCACAGCCGAGATGAAGCCCAGGAAGATACTGCCACCCACCGCGTTGGCCAGGTGCACCGCCGCCATGTTGTTACCGCCCAGCAATGCGCCGGCCGCATCCTTGAACGCCGGGTTGGTGCTGACCAGCAGGATCGCGCCAAAACCGATGATGAACGTCAGGATATAGAAGTAGCCGATGAATCCGGTGGCATACAGCACGCTCTTGCGCGCTTCCTTGGCGTCGCTCACGGTGAAGAAGCGCATCAGGATGTGCGGCAGGCCCGCAGTACCGAACATCAGCGCCAGGCCCAGGGAGAATGCCGAGATCGGGTCTTTCACCAGGCCGCCGGGGCTCATGATCGCTTCACCTTTGGGGTGAACCTTGATCGCCTCGGAGAACAGCGTGTTGAAGTCGAAGTTGACGTGTTTCATCACCATCAGCGCCATGAACGAGGCACCGGACAGCAGCAACACCGCCTTGATGATCTGCACCCAGGTGGTCGCCAGCATGCCGCCGAACAGCACGTACAGGCACATCAGGATACCCACCAGGATCACCGCAACGTGGTAGTCCAGGCCGAACAGCAGTTGGATCAGCTTGCCCGCACCCACCATCTGCGCAATCAGGTAGAACGCCACCACCACCAGCGAACCGCAGGCCGACAGGCTGCGGATCTGGGTTTGCCCGAGACGGTAGGACGCCACGTCGGCAAAGGTGTACTTGCCCAGGTTGCGCAGGCGCTCGGCGATCAGGAACAGAATGATCGGCCAGCCCACCAGAAAGCCGATCGAGTAGATCAGGCCGTCGTAGCCGGAAGTGAACACCAGCGCGGAAATCCCCAGGAAGGACGCCGCCGACATATAGTCACCGGCAATCGCCAGGCCGTTCTGGAAACCGGTGATCTTGCCACCGGCTGCATAGTAGTCAGCCGCCGACTTGTTGCGCTTGGATGCCCAGTAGGTAATGCACAGGGTGGCACCGACGAACGCGATAAACATCACGATGGCCGAGATGTTCAACGGTTGCTTGTGCACTTCACCGGTCAATGCGTCCGCCGCCCAAACGGCCGGAGCAAACAACGAAGCGCCGAATACAGCCAATAGACGCCGGATCATTGCGCAGCCTCCTTGAGAATCGCATTGTTCAGGTCGTCAAATTCGCCGTTGGCCCGGCGTACATAAATGCCGGTCAGGATGAAGGCGGACACAATCAGTCCGACGCCCAGGGGAATGCCCCAGGTAATCGAGGAGCCAGGGCTGAGCTTGGCCCCCAGCACTTGTGGCCCGTAGGCAATCAACAGGATGAAAGCGGAGTAAAGCCCTAGCATGATCGCCGAGAGAATCCAGGCGAACCTTTCCCTTTTTCTGACCAGCTCCTTGAAACGCGGGCTGTTTTGAATCGAGAGGTAAATGCTGTCGTTCATTGTTTTTATCCTCGCAGCACAGCTTTTTTATTATTTTGGAACGTATCCACTGTATGCGGCTGCCGTAGAGGTTCCAGACGACCTTAGTCTTAGATCGAGTGTAGCGAGGGATTGTCAGAACGCAGGAGGATTTGCAGGCGGTGAAATTAATGTGGGAGCGGGCTTGCCCGCGATAGCAGTGCACCAGTCAACCTATGAGTGACAGATACACCGCTATCGTGGGCAAGCCCGCTCCCACATTTACAGGTGAATGGTTATTTACCGGTCCACTCGGCAACGCGCTCAGGGTGCTTGGCCACCCAGTCCTTGGCCGCCGCGTCAGGCTTGGCACCCTCCTGGATCGCGAGCATGACTTCGCCGATTTCATCCTTGGAGGCCCACTGGAATTTCTTCAGGAAGGCCGCGACTTCCGGTGCTTTCTTCTCCAGGCCTTTACTGCCGATGCTGTTCACGGTTTCAGCCGCGCCATACACGCCTTTTGGATCGTCGAGGAAACGCAGTTTCCACTTGGCGAACATCCAGTGCGGCACCCAGCCGGTGACCGCGATGGATTCCTGCTTGTCTTCGGCACGGGTCAGCTCGGCGATCATGGCGGCGCCGGAGCTGGCTTGCAGTTTGTAGTCGAGGCCGTATTGCTTGATGGCTTCGTCGGTTTTGAGCATCACGCCTGAACCGGCGTCGATGCCGACGATTTTGTTCTTGAAGGTGGTGTCGGTCTTGAGGTCTTCGATGGACTTGGCCTTGACGTACTCCGGCACGATCAGGCCGATCTTCGCATCCTTGAAGTTGGGTCCGTAGTCGACCACCTTGTCCTTGTTCTTGGCCCAGTATTCACCGTGGGTTACGGGCAGCCAGGCGGAGAGCATGGCGTCGAGCTTGCCGGTGGCCACGCCCTGCCACATGATCCCGGTGGCGACGGCTTGCAGTTTCACGTCGTACCCAAGTTTTTCCTTGATCACTTCCGCCGCTACGTGGGTGGTGGCCACGCTGTCGGACCAGCCATCTACATAGCCGATGCTCAGGGTTTTGCTGTCGGCGCTGGCCAGTGTGGAGCTCATCGCAACTACCAGAGTGGCAGCTGCGCCCAAGAGTCGTCGCATCTTCATCGTACTTTCCCGAAAGTGCTGCGCCCGGCGGATGCCGAGCGACGTCAACCTAGTTGTTATGGTGGTGCACCGCGCCCCCTTCACGCGCATCGATCCGGCTGCTGCCCCATCAGTGGAGTGCTGATGCCTTGATCATCAACCTCGTGAAGCTTGGAACCTGCTCTGACTGCGACCTCAGGTAAGCAAGAAACGACATCACATCGCCAGCAAGTCGCTTTACGGGAGTTGACGTCAAAATCCCGCCCGAACTTTGCATGTCAAAATTATGCGGCCCCACTGGAGCGGGGCAATTCCGGGTAAGATGCGCGCCTTTGCTCCTCCAGATAAGCCGACCATGCCTGCGACTGCCCGCTTTCCTGCCCTGCCTTATTTTCTCGCCTTGACCCTTGGTCTGCTGGCCCTTATCGGCTACTGGTACGGCCTCGGCCGGCCGGTGGTACTGCCGGACGTCGCCAGCGCCAGCCACAAGATGCAATGCGCGTCCTACACACCGTTCGACAAGGACCAATCGCCCTTCGACCAGCCCTTCACGTTGCGCCCCGAGCGCATGGACGCCGACCTGGCGCTGCTGGCCACCCGCTTTGAATGCATCCGCACCTATTCCATGACCGGCCTGGAAGCCCTGCCGGCTCTGGCGCGCAAGCATGGGTTGAAGTTAATGATCGGCG from Pseudomonas tolaasii NCPPB 2192 includes the following:
- the gltA gene encoding citrate synthase, translating into MADKKAQLIIEGAAPVELPILTGTVGPDVIDVRGLTATGRFTFDPGFMSTASCESKITYIDGDNGILLHRGYPIEQLAEKSDYLETCYLLLNGELPTAEQKAKFVSNVKNHTMVHEQLKTFFNGFRRDAHPMAVMCGVVGALSAFYHDSLDINNPQHREISAVRLVAKMPTLAAMVYKYSMGQPMMYPRNDLSYAENFLHMMFNTPCEIKPISPTLAKAMDRIFILHADHEQNASTSTVRLAGSSGANPFACIAAGIAALWGPAHGGANEAVLTMLDEIGDVSNIDKFIAKAKDKNDPFKLMGFGHRVYKNRDPRATVMKQTCDEVLKELGIKNDPQLELAMRLEEIALTDPYFIERSLYPNVDFYSGIILKAIGIPTSMFTVIFALARTVGWISHWKEMLSSPYKIGRPRQLYTGYESRDITKLEDRK
- the sdhA gene encoding succinate dehydrogenase flavoprotein subunit produces the protein MANIPTISFDAIIIGGGGAGMRAALQLAQGGHKTAVITKVFPTRSHTVSAQGGITCAIASADPNDDWRWHMYDTVKGSDYIGDQDAIEYMCQEGPAAVFELDHMGLPFSRTEQGRIYQRPFGGQSKDYGKGGQAARTCAASDRTGHALLHTLYQGNLKAGTTFLNEYYAVDLVKNADGAFVGVIAICIETGETTYIRANATVLATGGAGRIYASTTNALINTGDGVGMALRAGVPVQDIEMWQFHPTGIAGAGVLVTEGCRGEGGYLINKHGERFMERYAPNAKDLAGRDVVARSMVKEIIAGNGCGPNGDHVLLKLDHLGEEVLHSRLPGICELSKTFAHVDPVVAPVPVVPTCHYMMGGVATNIHGQAITQDDEGKDAIIPGLFAVGEVACVSVHGANRLGGNSLLDLVVFGRAAGLHLEKALTDGIHYDDATEANINAAMARLNALNERTDGEDVATLRRELQSCMQNYFGVFRTGEYMQKGIAQLADLRKRIANVKINDKSQAFNTARIEALELQNLLEVAEATAIAAEVRKESRGAHAREDFEDRDDENWLCHTLYFPGDKRVTKRAVNFSPKTVPTFEPKIRTY
- a CDS encoding DUF485 domain-containing protein: MNDSIYLSIQNSPRFKELVRKRERFAWILSAIMLGLYSAFILLIAYGPQVLGAKLSPGSSITWGIPLGVGLIVSAFILTGIYVRRANGEFDDLNNAILKEAAQ
- a CDS encoding cation acetate symporter, encoding MIRRLLAVFGASLFAPAVWAADALTGEVHKQPLNISAIVMFIAFVGATLCITYWASKRNKSAADYYAAGGKITGFQNGLAIAGDYMSAASFLGISALVFTSGYDGLIYSIGFLVGWPIILFLIAERLRNLGKYTFADVASYRLGQTQIRSLSACGSLVVVAFYLIAQMVGAGKLIQLLFGLDYHVAVILVGILMCLYVLFGGMLATTWVQIIKAVLLLSGASFMALMVMKHVNFDFNTLFSEAIKVHPKGEAIMSPGGLVKDPISAFSLGLALMFGTAGLPHILMRFFTVSDAKEARKSVLYATGFIGYFYILTFIIGFGAILLVSTNPAFKDAAGALLGGNNMAAVHLANAVGGSIFLGFISAVAFATILAVVAGLTLAGASAVSHDLYASVIKKGKANEKDEIRVSKITTVALGVLAIGLGILFESQNIAFMVGLAFSIAASCNFPVLLLSMYWKNLTTRGAMIGGWLGLLSAVGLMILGPTIWVSILHHEKAIFPYEYPALFSMIIAFIGIWFFSITDKSAAAEKERALYFPQFVRSQTGLGASGAVNH
- a CDS encoding glycine betaine ABC transporter substrate-binding protein, producing the protein MKMRRLLGAAATLVVAMSSTLASADSKTLSIGYVDGWSDSVATTHVAAEVIKEKLGYDVKLQAVATGIMWQGVATGKLDAMLSAWLPVTHGEYWAKNKDKVVDYGPNFKDAKIGLIVPEYVKAKSIEDLKTDTTFKNKIVGIDAGSGVMLKTDEAIKQYGLDYKLQASSGAAMIAELTRAEDKQESIAVTGWVPHWMFAKWKLRFLDDPKGVYGAAETVNSIGSKGLEKKAPEVAAFLKKFQWASKDEIGEVMLAIQEGAKPDAAAKDWVAKHPERVAEWTGK
- a CDS encoding 2-oxoglutarate dehydrogenase E1 component, whose protein sequence is MQESVMQRMWNSGYLSGGNAAYVEELYELYLHDPNAVPEEWRTKFQTLSSDGNAATDVSHATIRDQFVLLAKNQRRAQPVSAGSVSSEHEKKQVEVLRLIQAYRMRGHQAAQLDPLGLWKRPAPADLSINHYGLTNADLDTTFRAGDLFIGKEEASLREIHEALQQTYCRTIGAEFTHITDSEQRHWFQHRLEGVRGRPVLSADVRSHLLERVTAAEGLEKYLGTKYPGTKRFGLEGGESLIPMLDEMIQRSGSYGTKEIVIGMAHRGRLNVLVNTFGKNPRELFDEFEGKKKVELGSGDVKYHQGFSSNVMTTGGEVHLAMAFNPSHLEIVSPVVEGSVRARQDRRNDATGEKVLPISIHGDAAFAGQGVVLETFQMSQTRGFKTGGTVHIVINNQVGFTISNPLDARSTEYATDVAKMIQAPILHVNGDDPEAVLFVTQLAIDYRMQFKRDVVIDLVCYRRRGHNEADEPSGTQPLMYQQITKQRTTRELYAESLTKAGVVDDARVQAKVDEYRNALDNGLHVVKSLVKEPNKELFVDWRPYLGHAWTARHDTSFDLKTLQELSAKLLEIPEGFVVQRQVAKIYEDRQKMQAGGLPINWGYAETMAYATLAFEGHPIRMTGQDIGRGTFSHRHAVLHNQKDATTYVPLQHLYEGQPRFDLYDSFLSEEAVLAFEYGYSTTTPNALVIWEAQFGDFANGAQVVIDQFITSGEHKWGRLCGLTMLLPHGYEGQGPEHSSARLERYLQLCAEHNIQVCVPTTPAQIYHLLRRQVIRPLRKPLVVLTPKSLLRHKLAISTLEDLADGSFQTVIPEIDTLDAAKVTRLILCSGKVYYDLLEKRRSEGREDIAIVRIEQLYPFPEDDLMEAIAPYTNLTAAVWCQEEPMNQGAWYSSQHHLRRSVGNHKAGLGLEYAGRDASAAPACGYASMHAEQQEKLLQDAFTV
- the sdhD gene encoding succinate dehydrogenase, hydrophobic membrane anchor protein, which codes for MVTSVTNLSRSGLYDWMAQRVSAVVLAAYFIFLIGYLVANPGISYEQWHGLFSHNAMRIFSLLALVALGAHAWVGMWTIATDYLTPMALGKSATAVRFLFQAVCGVAMFAYFVWGVQILWGI
- a CDS encoding succinate dehydrogenase iron-sulfur subunit, encoding MLKVSVYRYNPDQDAAPFMQEFQVDTGGKDLMVLDVLALIKEQDEGFSYRRSCREGVCGSDGMNINGKNGLACITPLSAVVKGNKLIVRPLPGLPVIRDLVVDMSIFYKQYEKVKPFLQNDTPAPAIERLQSPEEREKLDGLYECILCACCSTSCPSFWWNPDKFLGPAALLQAYRFLADSRDTKTSERLASLDDPFSVFRCRGIMNCVNVCPKGLNPTKAIGHIRNMLLQSGV
- the sdhC gene encoding succinate dehydrogenase, cytochrome b556 subunit, with translation MNSQRPVNLDLRTIKLPITGVTSFLHRVSGIILFLGLGIMLYALSKSLGSAEGYAEVKACLTSPLAKFVAWGLLSALLYHLVAGVRHLIMDAGIGETLEGGRLGSKIIIAISVVLIVLAGVWIW